In a single window of the Daphnia carinata strain CSIRO-1 chromosome 4, CSIRO_AGI_Dcar_HiC_V3, whole genome shotgun sequence genome:
- the LOC130695050 gene encoding receptor expression-enhancing protein 5-like — protein sequence MTQFLEQYRAGLEKVLYEPGCINNLLAKAEERTGVKRLYIALGLVGVISIYLTFGYGAQLLCNSIGFVYPAYASVKAIESDKKDDDTKWLTYWVVFAFLSTIEFFSDILLSWFPLYWLAKCILLVWCFAPVSWNGSAVIYHRIIRPRYLKYNTKLDKVVGEAANNAAKLLSQGLDITHNLVKNANSKEE from the exons ATGACACAGTTCCTGGAGCAATACCGTGCAGGTCTTGAGAAAGTGCTCTACGAGCCTGGCTGTATCAATAATTTGTTAGCCAAAGCTGAAGAACGAACAGGAGTTAAAAGACTCTATATTGCCCTTG GTTTGGTTGGAGTCATATCAATATATTTAACTTTTGGCTATGGTGCTCAGTTATTGTGCAACTCCATCGGTTTTGTTTACCCTGCATATGCCTCAGTGAAAGCCATTGAATCTGacaaaaaagatgatgacACAAAATGGCTTACTTACTGGGTTGTGTTTGCCTTCCTGAGCACAATTGAATTCTTTTCAGACATCCTTCTTTCTTGGTTTCCTTTGTACTGGTTGGCTAAG TGTATCCTGCTGGTCTGGTGCTTTGCTCCTGTTTCGTGGAACGGATCCGCTGTAATCTATCATAGAATTATCAGACCTCGGTATTTGAAATACAATACAAAGTTGGATAAAGTTGTTGGTGAAGCTGCAAACAATGCTGCTAAACTTCTTTCCCAAGGATTAGATATAA CACATAACTTGGTCAAGAACGCTAACAGCAAAGAAGAATAA
- the LOC130695051 gene encoding receptor expression-enhancing protein 5-like: protein MANVLERLVQRFQKVLSEPGMINDLLTIAENNTGVDRIYIAPGAIGFLAVYLVVGFGAQLVCNFIGFVYPSYASIKAIETKQKDDDTKWLTYWVVYAFFGMVEFFSDILLTWFPLYWLAKCTFLVFCFAPTTWNGSTIIYQSIIRPLFLTYESDIDQVATAFRQEADQVTLLQS from the exons ATGGCCAATGTTTTGGAGCGACTTGTCCAACGCTTTCAGAAAGTTTTAAGTGAACCCGGAATGATAAACGATTTGTTGACGATAGCCGAAAACAATACTGGGGTGGATCGGATCTACATCGCTCCGG GCGCTATCGGCTTTCTTGCTGTCTATTTAGTTGTTGGTTTTGGTGCCCAGCTAGTGTGTAACTTCATTGGATTCGTTTATCCTTCCTATGCATCGATTAAAGCAAtcgaaacgaaacaaaaagatgaCGACACGAAGTGGCTTACCTATTGGGTTGTTTATGCATTCTTCGGCATGGTCGAATTCTTTTCGGATATCTTACTGACCTGGTTCCCACTGTATTGGCTAGCAAAG TGTACTTTCCTGGTATTCTGCTTTGCCCCAACCACATGGAATGGGTCAACAATAATCTATCAAAGCATTATCCGTCCACTTTTTTTAACTTATGAGTCAGATATTGATCAGGTTGCTACTGCATTCAGACAGGAGGCTGATCAGGTTACCCTGCTGCAAAGTTAA